A window of Pullulanibacillus sp. KACC 23026 genomic DNA:
TAAAGCAATTATTATAGAAAATATCGGCATAGCTTGGCGCAATAATGACTCGAAAGCCAAAGTCTTCTAATGCCCATGGCGCATGTTCGCGAGAAGAACCGCAACCAAAGTTATCACCGGCTACTAGAATACTGGATCCTTTATATTTAGGCTGATTCAGAACGAATTCTGGGCGTTCCTTCCCTTTGTTATCATAACGCCAATTAAAAAAGAGAAATTCACCAAAGCCTTGACGCTCAATACGCTTTAAAAATTGCTTAGGGATAATTTGGTCTGTATCGACATTCCGGCGGTCTAATGGCGTTACAAGTCCTGTATGAACAGTTAAGGCCTTCATGCTTGTGCCACCTCCGTTTGATCATTTAAAAGCTGCCTTATATCAACAAATTTGCCGAATAAAGCGGCAGCAGCAGCCATTTGCGGACTGACAAGATGAGTCCGTGCTCCATTTCCTTGGCGTCCTTCAAAGTTACGGTTAGAGGTTGACGCACAACGCTCACCAGGATTTAGAATATCATCATTCATTCCAAGGCACATACTGCACCCGGCATCACGCCACTCAAAACCGGCATCAATAAAGACTTGATGCAGCCCTTCTTTCTCTGCCTGTACACGAACGGATTGTGAACCTGGAACAACGATAGCCGTTACCGTTTCGTGCACCTTCTTACCTTTCACAACTTCAGCAGCAGCACGCAAATCGGTTATGCGTGAGTTTGTACAAGAACCGATGAAGACATGGTCAATCGTCACATCTTTGAGTGAGGTTCCAGCTTCAAGACCCATGTACTGAATGGCTTGCTCAAAAGAAGCTTTTTCTGCTTCATTGGAAAAATCGTTTAAGGTTGGCACATTGCCTGATACCGGTGCTCCCATTGCTGGATTAGTTCCCCAAGTTACTTGCGGTTCGATCTCATCTGCATTCAGTTCGATGGTCCTGTCATAAGTCGCCCCTTCGTCCGTTGCGAGCGCTAGCCATGACTCGGCTAATTCTTCAAACGCTTCTCCTTGTGGGACATGTCGGCGTCCTCTTAAGTAATTAATCGTCGTTTCATCAGGGCTGATGAGGCCTGCACGTGCCCCCGCTTCAATCGTCATATTACAAACCGTCATGCGCTCCTCCATTGAAAGAGCACGAATCGCTTCACCAGTATACTCAATAACTTGACCAGTCCCAACACTGACCCCATTTTGAGCAATGAAAGCAAGAATTAAATCTTTCGCCGTCACCCCAGGCTGAAGCTTTCCATTTACCTTCACTTGAAGGGTTTTCGGCTTCGTTTGCCACAAGGTCTGAGTCGCAAGGACATGCTCAACCTCACTCGTTCCAATCCCAAAGGCCAAAGCACCAAAAGCCCCGTGAGTCGAGGTATGACTGTCACCGCATACGATTGTTTTACCAGGCTGTGTAAGACCAAGCTCAGGGCCAATCACGTGAACAATTCCTTGATCAGGATGATCCAAGTCAGCGAGCTCGATACCAAAATCGCGACAGTTCTGAGTCAATGTCTCTAATTGCTTTTTAGAGATGGCGTCCGTAATCACATTGCGGTGTTTGGTCGGCACATTATGATCCGCTGTTGCATAGGTGAGGTCAGGCCTTCTTACTTTCCTGCCATTCATCCGGAGGCTCTCAAAGGCCTGCGGAGAGGTCACTTCATGAACAAGGTGAAGATCAATATATAATAGATCCGGCTTCCCTTCTTCTTGATGTACGACATGCGATTCCCATATCTTTTCTATAATGGTCTTAGCCATCTTAAGCCCCTCCTTAAAGTTGAAAAAATTTTGATAGACTGAGAGATTAAGGCATTTTCTTTTTCGGTTTTCCTTAATTTGAACCAACCAGCTGCTGGTCGATAAC
This region includes:
- the leuD gene encoding 3-isopropylmalate dehydratase small subunit; the protein is MKALTVHTGLVTPLDRRNVDTDQIIPKQFLKRIERQGFGEFLFFNWRYDNKGKERPEFVLNQPKYKGSSILVAGDNFGCGSSREHAPWALEDFGFRVIIAPSYADIFYNNCFKNGVLPITLDEATVNELLKKATETSYELTVDLASQTVSDGQGFTTRFDVDPERKHRLLNGLDDISLTLELEDKIASYEQVRFA
- the leuC gene encoding 3-isopropylmalate dehydratase large subunit, whose amino-acid sequence is MAKTIIEKIWESHVVHQEEGKPDLLYIDLHLVHEVTSPQAFESLRMNGRKVRRPDLTYATADHNVPTKHRNVITDAISKKQLETLTQNCRDFGIELADLDHPDQGIVHVIGPELGLTQPGKTIVCGDSHTSTHGAFGALAFGIGTSEVEHVLATQTLWQTKPKTLQVKVNGKLQPGVTAKDLILAFIAQNGVSVGTGQVIEYTGEAIRALSMEERMTVCNMTIEAGARAGLISPDETTINYLRGRRHVPQGEAFEELAESWLALATDEGATYDRTIELNADEIEPQVTWGTNPAMGAPVSGNVPTLNDFSNEAEKASFEQAIQYMGLEAGTSLKDVTIDHVFIGSCTNSRITDLRAAAEVVKGKKVHETVTAIVVPGSQSVRVQAEKEGLHQVFIDAGFEWRDAGCSMCLGMNDDILNPGERCASTSNRNFEGRQGNGARTHLVSPQMAAAAALFGKFVDIRQLLNDQTEVAQA